The Salvelinus namaycush isolate Seneca chromosome 16, SaNama_1.0, whole genome shotgun sequence genome has a segment encoding these proteins:
- the LOC120060789 gene encoding leucine-rich repeat and transmembrane domain-containing protein 1, protein MTAVVAVSILLSLLLPLSLSCPKGCVCDGRTKVVDCRGRGLYDIPRHLQPDTLELHLQDNRIRGLVSMAFRDTPLLRVLDLSNNSITSVSPSTLLGLRGLQRLSLASNVLRELDRRLLGPIRSLSHLDLSHNSLTGLPGAMGESLRNLSQLGLAHNRLQRLDKSLLENLEGLGHLSLRGNPWRCDCQVIGLKLWLETFLFRGGVVDEVSCSQPEEMKDKDLQNVPYQLFHSCMTTSYNYLFSNIHHLESDRSNRGHTHGNTHGNGNPHGPLGMGEGYGGGGSGLPECEPKQRPRPVNLRHAIATVIVTGVVCGIVLMMMLAAAVYGCAYAALMAKYQRELKKSEETSKGDHGSADEKEPLENAIA, encoded by the exons ATGACAG ctgtagtAGCAGTatctatcctcctctccctcctcctccctctatctctctcctgtcCTAAGGGGTGTGTCTGTGACGGCCGGACGAAAGTCGTCGACTGCCGAGGGCGGGGTTTATATGACATCCCTCGCCATCTCCAACCCGACACTTTAGAACTCCATCTCCAAGACAACCGTATCCGAGGGCTGGTTTCCATGGCATTCCGAGACACGCCCCTGCTGCGTGTTTTGGACCTATCCAATAACTCCATCACGTCTGTGTCTCCCTCTACACTACTCGGTCTGAGAGGGCTACAACGTCTCAGTCTGGCCAGTAACGTCCTGAGAGAACTGGACAGAAGACTGCTAGGGCCAATACGATCTCTATCACACCTAGATCTGTCCCACAACAG TCTGACGGGTCTGCCTGGTGCTATGGGGGAGAGCCTGAGGAACCTGTCCCAGCTAGGGCTAGCCCACAACAGGCTGCAGCGGCTGGACAAGTCCCTACTGGAGAACCTGGAGGGCCTGGGTCACCTAAGCCTGAGAGGGAACCCCTGGAGGTGTGACTGCCAGGTCATAGGCCTCAAACTGTGGCTGGAGACCTTCCTCTTCAGAg GTGGAGTGGTGGATGAGGTCTCCTGCTCCCAACCAGAGGAGATGAAGGACAAAGATCTCCAGAATGTTCCCTACCAGCTCTTCCATTCCTGTATGACCACCAGCTACAACTACCTGTTCTCCAACATACACCACCTGGAGTCTGACAGGTCCAACAGGGGTCACACCCACGGCAACACACATGGCAATGGCAACCCGCACGGCCCCCTGGGAATGGGGGAGGGGTATGGAGGAGGGGGGAGTGGTCTCCCTGAGTGCGAGCCCAAGCAGAGACCTCGCCCGGTGAACCTGCGTCATGCCATCGCCACGGTGATCGTGACTGGCGTGGTGTGTGGCATCGTGTTGATGATGATGCTGGCTGCAGCGGTGTACGGCTGTGCCTACGCCGCCCTCATGGCCAAGTACCAGCGGGAGCTGAAGAAGAGTGAGGAGACGAGTAAGGGCGATCACGGCAGCGCAGACGAGAAGGAGCCACTGGAGAACGCTATCGCCTAG